The Impatiens glandulifera chromosome 3, dImpGla2.1, whole genome shotgun sequence genome contains a region encoding:
- the LOC124928562 gene encoding protein IQ-DOMAIN 32-like, protein MGRSTASCFKIIRCGCDPIDKDYIDDSKGPRDKRGWSFRKRSTRDRVLIDTVASETESFLHKEIPETVNVDYKPQSDLTVSDKSSSLTWMEEKPNLSSSMKLQESAIENNKAVTAIVNLDESAAVSVQAAIRAFLAQNQLLKLRINVVKLQATIRGHLVRRHALGTLRCIQAITKIQALVRSHQAPHSVAKQSFGSMPKEEKGNMENFIEKLLSNKFACQLLESTPRTKQIYIKCDLSKSDSASKWFDRWMSVSSRGLEQLQKQESIDNNITIESEEENLITYDVNNFNFLECKPQSQVPLSFVKFSDSIQNQNEQKTDSSSPQQSVDCKNSTSCLRKMMINSYSPMNQYNGSECGTELSISSTLDSPEAPPTDVQPEKLSNVNSTNAKLKSEIGHSSVEASPSSQVSSISSKKDRRDKNMLSVLKHRSLSSGSKGSYEQLIKNGKRNSSSSGLGKTDTFDDQEPRDSSSSNSIPSYMQATESARAKALANSSPRSSPDVQDKDIATIKKRNGRYGSPHVQRSISQVQQSSKGNEHHTERKWQR, encoded by the exons ATGGGAAGATCAACAGCCTCTTGTTTCAAGATCATTCGTTGTGGATGTGATCCTATCGACAAGGACTACATTGATGATTCTAAG GGTCCAAGAGATAAACGAGGTTGGAGTTTCAGGAAGAGGTCTACTAGAGATCGAGTATTAATTGATACTGTGGCTTCAGAAACAGAATCATTTCTGCATAAGGAAATACCTGAAACAGTAAATGTGGACTACAagccacaatccgacctaactGTTTCAGATAAGTCCTCTTCCCTAACATGGATGGAAGAGAAACCCAACTTATCATCTTCCATGAAACTGCAAGAATCTGCTATAGAGAACAATAAGGCAGTGACGGCCATTGTCAATCTCGATGAATCTGCTGCAGTTTCAGTTCAAGCTGCTATAAGAGCATTTTTG GCTCAAAACCAGTTGTTGAAGCTCAGAATTAATGTAGTTAAGCTGCAAGCTACGATACGTGGACATTTGGTTAGAAGGCATGCTTTGGGAACTTTGAGATGTATTCAAGCAATTACTAAAATTCAGGCTCTTGTTCGTTCACATCAGGCTCCTCATTCTGTAGCGAAGCAAAGTTTCGGTTCAATGCCTAAG GAGGAGAAGGGGAATATGGAAAATTTCATTGAGAAGCTTCTTAGCAACAAGTTTGCTTGTCag cTACTGGAGTCGACACCTAGgacaaaacaaatttatattaagtGTGATTTGTCAAAATCCGATTCAGCTTCCAAATGGTTTGACAGATGGATGTCTGTTTCGTCAAGAGGACTTGAACAGCTTCAGAAACAGGAATcaattgataataatatcaCCATTGAAAGTGAAGAGGAGAATTTGATAACATATGATGTTAACAATTTCAACTTCCTTGAATGCAAACCTCAAAGTCAAGTCCCATTAAGTTTTGTCAAGTTCTCAGATTCTATTCAAAATCAGAATGAACAAAAAACAGATTCATCTTCACCACAACAGTCAGTTGATTGTAAAAACTCAACTTCTTGCTTAAGGAAGATGATGATCAACTCATATTCCCCAATGAATCAATACAACGGCTCTGAATGTGGGACAGAACTTTCAATCAGTTCCACTCTTGATTCACCCGAGGCTCCACCAACTGATGTTCAACCCGAAAAACTCAGCAATGTTAATTCTACAAATGCCAAGTTGAAATCCGAAATTGGTCATTCATCAGTAGAAGCATCACCTTCAAGCCAAGTCTCATCAATAAGCAGTAAAAAAGATAGACGTGATAAAAATATGCTGTCTGTCCTGAAACATAGATCATTATCATCAGGTTCAAAAGGTAGTTATGAGCAGTTGATCAAGAATGGGAAGAGGAACAGTTCTTCTTCTGGCTTGGGAAAAACCGACACATTTGATGACCAGGAACCGAGAGATAGCAGTAGTAGCAATTCTATTCCTAGCTACATGCAAGCTACGGAATCTGCAAGAGCTAAAGCACTTGCAAATAGCTCGCCAAGATCTAGTCCAGATGTACAAGATAAAGATATAGCAACTATCAAGAAGAGAAATGGACGGTATGGATCTCCTCATGTCCAACGATCTATATCTCAAGTGCAGCAGAGTTCAAAGGGGAATGAGCATCATACAG AAAGAAAATGGCAAAGGTGA